CGTGGAAGTACACGACCGTGGCGACCGAACACATCGTCTGCACGATCAGCAGCAGAAGCGTCGCCAAGATCGCGACGAGCACGAACAGGTCGGCGTACGGATCGGATCTGGTCAACGAACAGATCACGAGAAGTACCGCGGCAAAGCCTGTTTGTGCCAGCGAGGCCACCCACGGCGACCGGTGCTTCGGGTGAGCCTCACCCAGGCGGTGCCACAGCAGACGGTCCCGTCCGAACGCGAACAGGTACCGCGCAGCCGAGTTGTGGATCGCCAGCGCGCACGCGAACGAACCGCCGACCACCAGCCACTCGAACACCGTCACCGCCCACGAGCCGAGGTGTTCGGCGGTCGGCACGTACAGCAGGTCGAAAGGCGCCGGGCCGGACGCCAATTCGACGGATTTGTCGGGACCGTTGCCGACCACGACACCCCACGAGATGAACGTGTAGAACACGCCGATGCCGATCACCGCGATCATCGTCGCCAGCGGGACGATCCGCTTGGGGTTCTTCGACTCCTCGCCGTAGATGGCCGTCGACTCGAACCCGACCCACGACCAGAACGCCATCAGGAGGCCGAGACCGACGACACCACCTGCGACGTTGTTGGGGCTCAGCGCGGTCATCGGGTTCAGCGACGTGAGGCTCATGCCGTCGGGGTGGTGGATGAGACCCGCGATCGCGGTCATCGACAACATGAGGATCTCGGACACCAGCACCACGCCGAGCACCTTGGCCGCCACCGAGATGTCGAAGTGTGACAACGCCGCGATGGCGACCAGTGCCACCACGGCGTAGACCTCCCACGGCAGGTCGAGTCCGAACTGCGCCGAGAAGGCCTGATCGGCGAACGCCGAGAAGATCCCGACGAGGCCGGCCTCCATCGTCATGTAGGTGACGGCGGGCATGACACCCGCGGCGAGGCCGGGAATCCGTGACCAGGCGCGCGAGACGAAGGTGTAGAAGGCGCCCGCGGCCGTGATGTGGCGGGCCAGCGCCACGAACCCGATGCTGAAGATGGTCAGGACGATGGTGGCGATGAGGAATCCGGCCGGAGCGCCGAGTCCGTTGCCGAAGCCCACGGCCACCGGCAGGTTGCCGGTCATCGCCGTGATCGGCGCCGAGAATGCGACCACCATGAACACGACGCCGGCGAGACCGATCGCGCCGCGCTTGAGGGTGGCCGGATTATCGCGGGGTGCGGCTCTTCCCGTCCCCGTTCCCTGGTCGAATTCAACGGCCATCCGCAACCTGCCTTTCAATCGGTTGTCGAGAGCGTAAGAGCGAAAAGGTCTAAAGACAAGACCCATAAACCTAAACTGTTGACGCGTGACATAACGTTTACACGACCATCTTTCGGCGCGCAGCAGTTTGGTCTAAAGACTAGATATTTTCGCCAAAAGGGTTGTACGACTCTTCGAGGAGGATTGACATGCCCGGTACGCGTACCCCGTCGGCGCCCGTGGTGAGCGAGCAGATGCGCGAGTGTCTGCTCGCGGCGGAAGTGCGTGGGCGCCGTGCCGCGCTACGCGGGAAGGTGAGCCGTCAGGTGCCTGCGCTGGCGGCCGTCTCCCCGGCCAGGTTCGCGATGGCAGTGGCCACCGTTGACGGCACCGAGGCGTACATCGGGGAGGCCGGTACGGGCTTTTCCATCCAGAGCCTGTCCAAGCTGTTCGCGTTGTGTGCGCTGCTGCGGCACGAGCCGGACGTCTGGACCGACGTGGGATGGGTGCCCACGGAGGCGGGCTACGGGTCGGTGGCCGACCTGGAGCGTAACCACTGGCGGCCGCGCAATCCGTTCGTGAACTCGGGAGCCCTTGTCGTCACCGACCGGTTGCTCACCCACACCGGCGATGCGGTCGGTTCGACGATCGCGGTGGTGCGCGCGGGCGATCCCGATGCCGAGGTGCATTCCGACGCGCAGGTGGCGCGCTCGGAAGGTGAGTCCGACCATCGCAACTCGGCCATCGCGCACGTGCTGGCCGAGCACGGCCGGCTGGTCAACGACATCGACCGGGTGCTGCCGCAGTATTTCGCACAGTGCGCGATCACGGCGTCGGTCCGCACGATCGCCCGCGCGGCGCTGTTTCTCGCCGATCGCAGCGGGGAGCGCACCGTCCTCGATCACGACTCCGTGCGCCGGGTCAACGCGGTGTTGCTGACCTCGGGAATGTACGGTGCGGCGGGGGACATCGCCTACCGCATCGGGCTGCCCGCCAAGAGCGGTATCGGCGGCGGCGTGCTGGCGGTGATGCCCGGTCGCGGCACGGTGTGCGTGTGGAGCCCGCCGCTGGACGACGACGGCAACTCGGCAGGCGGTGTCGCCGCGATCGAGGAGTTCGCGCGGTTGGCCGGCTGGTCGGTGTTCTAAGCCGGGGGAGGTGGTGGCGGCCCGGCCGGAGCCACCGGTTCGACAGGGCCGGTGTTGATGATGTTGCCCGTCCCATCGGCGAGGTTGGCGCCGCAGGGCAGGCTGCCGTAGCCCGGGTCGTCCTTCGGCCGGGTGAGCCGAGGTGCGACGAACGTGTCGGCCTGCGCGACGATCTGGTCGTCGACGAGGATCTCGCAGTGCAGATTGGCCGAGTACGGCCAGTCGATACGCACGGTCATCCCCGCGAGCCGCGGATCGGACACCACGCCCGTGGCCTCGAAGGTGCGGCCGGGCAGCATCGTCGGGTCGGCGGTGTTCACCTGGCTGTCGTCGATCTTGTAGGCGATCCTCGCGTTGCGCGACACGCCGTCGATCCTGGCCCGGTAGGTGACGTTGTGCAGTAGCCCCGTCTGGCCTTCGATCTGTGGCGGCGCCGCCGGGTCGACGGGGGGATCGACCGGCGGATCGGCCAGCGCCACGGCGGGGGTGATCTGCGCACCGATGAGCAGCCCCGCAAGCACGGCGGACGTTGCCCATGCGTACTTAGTCGAGCTCATGAAAAGTGACCTTACGCTGCGCGCCAGCTCAGGGCCATGCCCATGGTCGTGAGCCACCCGTCGAGGTCGTATCCGTGGCGGGCCAGGCCGTCGATCGTCGCGGCCGCGGTCTGCATGGCCTGCTCGCCGGTCTCCTGGGGTAGCAGACCGGCCCGCACCGCCGTGAGCAGCTCGTCGACATCGCAGAGTTCGACCCCTCGACCGGTGCGAACCACAAGGTCGAGGTAGTGATCCTCGGAGTGCCACGCGGCGGCGCCGGGCGTGTAGCGGCCGATGTCGAGGTAGAAGTCCTGGTCGCGTTCGTGGCCGGGATTGAAGTGGAAGATCGAGGCGCGGAGCCGGAGGGACGGCAGCAGCCATGACTCCAGGTAATGGAACTGCGGGCGGCCCGGCGTCGGACGCGCCATGTAGAGGCCGAACGGCTCGACGGTGTACACGTCGACGTCCCGCACGACACCTTTCGGATCGGTGTTCGTGCGGGCCACCAGGTCGAATGTCTCGTGTTTGGGCGCGTGAATGGCGTCAGCCTACGCGGTGGGTGAACATCACCGGAACTTGTCGGTAGGCAGTTCTACCCTGGTGAACATGGCCTTCGCGACCGAACATCCTGTGCTCGCCCATTCGGAGTATCGGGCCGTCGACGAGATCGTCCGCACCGGGAAACCGTTCGAGGTCGTCAGCCCGTACGCGCCAGCGGGTGACCAGCCCGCGGCGATCGACGAACTGGAACGCCGCGTCAAGGCGGGTGAGCGCGACGTCGTGCTGCTCGGCGCCACCGGTACGGGTAAGTCGGCCACCACGGCATGGCTCATCGAACGGTTGCAGCGGCCCACCCTGGTGATGGAACCCAACAAGACGCTGGCCGCCCAGATGGCGAACGAACTGCGGGAGATGTTGCCGCACAACGCCGTCGAGTACTTCGTCTCGTACTACGACTACTACCAGCCCGAGGCGTACATCGCCCAGACCGACACCTACATCGAGAAGGACAGTTCGATCAACGACGACGTCGAGCGGTTGCGGCACTCGGCGACGTCGAGTCTGCTGTCGCGCCGGGACGTGGTGGTGGTCGCGTCGGTGTCGTGCATCTACGGCCTGGGCACCCCGCAGTCCTACCTCGACCGCTCGGTCGAGCTGCAGGTCGGTCAGGAGGTGCCGCGCGACGGTCTGCTCCGGTTGCTTGTCGACGTCCAGTACAACCGCAACGACGTGGCGTTCACCCGCGGCACGTTCCGGGTGCGCGGTGACACCGTGGAGATCATCCCGTCGTACGAGGAACTCGCGGTCCGCATCGAATTCTTCGGCGACGAGATCGAGGCGCTGTATTACCTGCACCCGCTCACCGGTGACGTCGTCCGTCAGGTCGATTCGCTGCGGATCTTCCCGGCGACGCACTATGTCGCCGGGCCGGAGCGGATGGCGGCGGCGATCACGTCCATCGAGCGGGAACTCGAAGAGCGCCTCGCCGAGCTCGAAGGGCAGGGCAAGCTGCTCGAGGCGCAGCGGCTGCGGATGCGCACCAACTACGACATCGAGATGATGCGCCAGGTCGGGTTCTGCTCCGGCATCGAGAACTATTCGCGGCACATCGACGGCAGGCCGGCCGGGTCGGCGCCCGCCACGCTGCTCGACTACTTCCCCGAGGACTTCCTGCTCGTCATCGACGAGTCGCACGTGACGGTGCCGCAGATCGGCGGCATGTACGAGGGCGACATGTCGCGCAAGCGCAACCTCGTCGACTTCGGCTTCCGGTTGCCGTCCGCGGTCGACAACCGGCCGCTGACCTGGGAGGAGTTCGCCGCCCGGATCGGGCAGACGGTGTACCTGTCGGCGACGCCGGGCCCGTACGAGATCAGTCAGGCGAACGGCGAGTTCGTCGAGCAGGTCATCCGCCCGACCGGCCTGGTCGACCCGAAGGTGGTGGTGAAGCCGACCAAGGGGCAGATCGACGACCTCATCGGCGAGATCCGCATCCGCACCGAGCGGGACGAGCGCGTGCTGGTCACGACGCTCACCAAGAAGATGGCCGAGGACCTCACCGACTATCTGCTGGAGATGGGTATCCGGGTCCGCTACCTGCACTCCGAGGTCGACACCCTGCGCCGTGTCGAGTTGTTGCGTCAGTTGCGGCTCGGTGAGTACGACGTGCTCGTCGGCATCAACCTGCTGCGTGAGGGCCTCGACCTGCCCGAGGTGTCGTTGGTGTCGATCCTCGACGCCGACAAGGAGGGCTTCCTGCGGTCCACTCGCAGCCTGATCCAGACGATCGGCCGTGCCGCCCGCAACGTGTCGGGTGAGGTCCACATGTACGCGGACAAGATCACCGACTCGATGCGGGAGGCCATCGACGAGACCGAGCGTCGTCGCGCCAAGCAGATCGCGTACAACGAGGCCAACGGCATCGATCCGAAGCCGCTGCGCAAGAAGATCGCCGACATCCTCGACCAGGTCTACCGGGAGGCCGACGACACCGAGTCGGTCGAGATCGGCGGTTCCGGGCGGAACTCGTCGCGCGGCCGCCGTGCTCAGGGCGAGCCGGGCCGTGCGGTCAGCGCGGGCATCGTCGAGGGCAAGGACACCTCCAACATGCCGCGGGCCGAGTTGGCCGACCTCATCAAGGAGCTCACCGACCAGATGATGGCCGCAGCGCGGGATCTGCAATTCGAACTCGCCGCACGCATCCGTGACGAGATCGCCGACCTGAAGAAGGAACTGCGCGGGATGGACGCGGCCGGCCTGAAGTGAGCCGGCCTTGACCTCAACCGCGGTTCACCTTTTAGCGTGTCGTCGTGACTGAAACCGTGACGGCCGAGGCCGCAGGAACCTGGCGAGACCTTCTGGGTCGGCGACATCTCGGGGCGTCGACCGTGCTCGCCGGTGGTGTGCTGCTGTACGCCACCAACCAGTTCTTGACCATCAGTTTGCTGCCGAGCGCGGTGGCCGACATCGGTGGTCAACGGTTCTACGCGTGGGTGACGACGGTGTATCTCGTCGCCTCCGTTGTCGCCGCGACGACGGTGCACTCGGTGTTGATGCGACTCGGCCCCCGGGTGGCATATCTGATGGCGCTCACGGTATTCGGTGCGGGCAGCCTCGGATGTGCGCTGGCGCCCAACATGCAACTGCTGCTCGCCGGACGGCTCGTCCAAGGTTTCGCGGGTGGCCTGCTCGCCGGGCTCGGGTACGCCGTCATCAACACGGCATTGCCGAACATGTTGTGGACCAAGGCATCCGCGTTGGTCTCTGCGATGTGGGGTGTCGGCACCATTGTCGGCCCGGCCTCAGGTGGTCTGTTCGCGCAATACGGATCGTGGCGGTGGGCGTTCGGTGTGCTGGTGATCCTCACCGCGGCCATGGCTGTGCTGGTTCCGATCGCGTTGCCCGCGCGGGGGAGCGATACCGCTGCGCCGCCGGGGATTCCGGTGTGGTCGCTCGGCCTGCTCGGCTCCGCCGCCATGGCGGTGAGTGTCGCGGGCATCCCGCACGATCTGCGCGTCACGGCCGCGATGCTGCTGCTCGGTGTGGCCCTCGTGGTGGCGTTCATCGTCGTCGACCGGCGCGTACGGGCATCGGTCCTGCCGCCCAGCGCCTTTGGCCCCGGCCCGCTCAAATGGATCTACGTGACCCTTGGTGTGCTGATGGCCGCGACGATGGTCGACATGTACGTGCCGCTGTTCGGGCAGCGGTTGGCGCACATGACGCCGGTGGTGGCCGGCTTCTTCGGGGCGGTGCTGTCGGTCGGGTGGACGATAGGTGAGATCGCCAGCGCCTCAGCGCAGAACCGTAGGGTGATCGGTCGCACGGTCGCCGTCGCGCCGTTGGTGATGGCGCTCGGTCTGGTGATGGGCGCCGTGCTGGTTGGTACCGGCATGCCGGTCTGGCTGGTGGTCTTGTGGGCGGTGGCCCTGTTGGTCACCGGTGCAGGCATCGGCATCGCCTGGCCGCACCTGTCTGCGTGGGCGATGAGCAGTGTCGACGATCCCGCCGAAGGGCCCGCTGCCGCCGCCGCCATCAACACCGTGCAGTTGATATGCGGTGCCTTCGGCGCCGGATTGGCCGGTGTGGTGGTCAATCTCGTCAACATCGGCAACCCCTCGGCCGCCACCTGGTTGTTCGCGGCTTTCGCGGCACTTGCCGCGGCCGGCGCCCTTGCCGCGGTGCGTGCGGTGCGGCGGTAGGTGCCCCGCCCCCGCCCGCCCCGTGGGTGGGTTTCTTCGCACCGCGAGCGTGCGCGTCTGCACCCCGACACGCCGCATGTTGTCAGCAGTCGGCGCACGCTCGGCGCCGGCGAGCGTGCGCTTTCGCCAGCGCCAGATGCAATCACCGTGATCCAAACGGTGGAGTGTCTCCATGTGCACTGGCATCGTGGTCCACGATGCGGGTGTGGCTGAGTGGCTAGGCACCGGCCTGCAAAGCCGTTTACACGGGTTCGAATCCCGTCACTCGCTCGAGGCGCAACGCCCTCCTGCGGCACAGCCGCAGGAGGGCGTTCGTCGTTCAGGATCTCGCTGGGCTCGTCGAGTTCGAGCCGAGGAAGGACCCCGCCGCGAACCGCGCCGACATGACCCGAATAATGCTGCCGTGCCCCTGCCGCAAATTGCTGACGTCCTGGCGACGCTCGACATCACCGACTGCGGTCACGACATGTTCGTCGCGACGCAGATCGACAACGACCAGCACCACATCATCGGTGGCCACATCGCTGCCCAGGCGCTGATGGCGGCGAGCCGCACTACGGCAGGACGCGTTCCCAACAGCCTGCACGTCTACCTGCTGCGGGCCGGCGATGCCCGGTACCCGGTCGAGATGCAGGTGGTGAACATGCGCGACGGCGGGATGCTGTCGACGCGCCGCGTGACCGCCCGGCAAGGCGACGAGGTGCTGTTGGAGGCGCTGGTGTCGCTCAGTGACCGGGCGGACACGGTCGACTACCACCAGAGCATGCCCGACGTCCCCGCACCCGAGGATCTGCCGCCGGTCCATGAACTGCTCGGTGAGTACGCCGACGAACTCGACGGGTTCTGGGTGAAACCTCAGTGGATCGAGCGGCGGTACGTCGATGCGCCGCCGCGTTTGGCGCTCGATCAACCCGAACCGCCGGCGCGTACCAGGATGTGGTGGCGCCCAGTGGAATCGATTCCCGACGATCCGGTGCTCAACTGCTGCCTGCTCACGTACGCGTCGGGTACGTCGTTGCTGGAGACCACGGTGACGATGCGACGGACGACGCAGGTTTCGGACTTCTCGGCGTTGATCGACCACACGGTGTGGTTCCAGCGGCCCGCGGATCTGTCGGATTGGGTATTGTCAGACCAGGTGTCGCCCAGCGGTATTCACGGACGTGGCCTGGCGTCGGGAACGATGTACAACCGGTCCGGTGAACTCGTGTGCACGGCGACGCAGGAGATCTACTTCGGTCGCGGGTCCCACAACGGCCGCGGCTGAGGAGTTCGACCGAAACCGTGTGAACCGCACCATAACACGGAGACGGCCGGCCGAGCGGCCGAAAAGTGGCGATCCGCCGACGGTTTGGGTCCTCATCACGCGGAATCCGATGAGGTCGATCACGCGGACGCGGTCGACGGGAACCCGGCGACTTCGCAGTCCGCAGCGTCACCTGCGTCACGGTGTGCCCTGATTTGCGTGTCCGGCGGTTAACATCGGGGCCAACAGACGTCACGTGGTATGAACCGCGCTTGGTTTGCCTGCTGGGCGTGTGGGTGTCGTGATTCGCGCCCCGGCTCAGCTGGTACCGGTTACTGTCTCGGGTGGCGTTGCAACTGACAGTGGGAGGGTATGGATGAGCGCATATCAAACCGTGGTGGTCGGCACGGACGGATCTGATTCGTCGTTGCGTGCGGTGGACCGCGCCGGTCAGATTGCCGCCGCATCGAATGCGAAGTTGATCATCGCCACCGCCTACTTCCCGCAGAGCGAAGATTCGCGCGCGGCCGACGTGCTGAAGGACGAGGGTTACAAGATGGCGGGCAACGCGCCCATCTACGCCATCCTGCGCGAGGCCAATGACCGCGCCAAGGCGGCCGGCGCCACCGACATCGAGGAACGCCCCGTCGTCGGCGCCCCGGTCGACGCACTGGTCGAACTCGCCGACGAGGTCAAGGCCGATCTGCTCGTGGTCGGCAACGTCGGCCTGAGCACGATCGCGGGCCGGTTGCTCGGATCGGTGCCTGCGAACGTGGCACGCCGGTCCAAGACCGACGTGCTCATCGTCCACACCAGCTAACGCTCACCAGCCCCGTTCACGCCACTCGGGCAGGCTCGGGCGCTCGGCGCCCAGGGTGGTGTCGTCGCCGTGCCCGGGATAGACGACCGTGCGGTCGTCGTAGACGTCGAACACCTTGGTGGTGACGTCGCTCAGCAGCTTGT
This genomic window from Mycolicibacterium goodii contains:
- the glsA gene encoding glutaminase A, yielding MPGTRTPSAPVVSEQMRECLLAAEVRGRRAALRGKVSRQVPALAAVSPARFAMAVATVDGTEAYIGEAGTGFSIQSLSKLFALCALLRHEPDVWTDVGWVPTEAGYGSVADLERNHWRPRNPFVNSGALVVTDRLLTHTGDAVGSTIAVVRAGDPDAEVHSDAQVARSEGESDHRNSAIAHVLAEHGRLVNDIDRVLPQYFAQCAITASVRTIARAALFLADRSGERTVLDHDSVRRVNAVLLTSGMYGAAGDIAYRIGLPAKSGIGGGVLAVMPGRGTVCVWSPPLDDDGNSAGGVAAIEEFARLAGWSVF
- a CDS encoding DUF402 domain-containing protein; this translates as MHAPKHETFDLVARTNTDPKGVVRDVDVYTVEPFGLYMARPTPGRPQFHYLESWLLPSLRLRASIFHFNPGHERDQDFYLDIGRYTPGAAAWHSEDHYLDLVVRTGRGVELCDVDELLTAVRAGLLPQETGEQAMQTAAATIDGLARHGYDLDGWLTTMGMALSWRAA
- a CDS encoding universal stress protein gives rise to the protein MSAYQTVVVGTDGSDSSLRAVDRAGQIAAASNAKLIIATAYFPQSEDSRAADVLKDEGYKMAGNAPIYAILREANDRAKAAGATDIEERPVVGAPVDALVELADEVKADLLVVGNVGLSTIAGRLLGSVPANVARRSKTDVLIVHTS
- a CDS encoding MFS transporter, encoding MTETVTAEAAGTWRDLLGRRHLGASTVLAGGVLLYATNQFLTISLLPSAVADIGGQRFYAWVTTVYLVASVVAATTVHSVLMRLGPRVAYLMALTVFGAGSLGCALAPNMQLLLAGRLVQGFAGGLLAGLGYAVINTALPNMLWTKASALVSAMWGVGTIVGPASGGLFAQYGSWRWAFGVLVILTAAMAVLVPIALPARGSDTAAPPGIPVWSLGLLGSAAMAVSVAGIPHDLRVTAAMLLLGVALVVAFIVVDRRVRASVLPPSAFGPGPLKWIYVTLGVLMAATMVDMYVPLFGQRLAHMTPVVAGFFGAVLSVGWTIGEIASASAQNRRVIGRTVAVAPLVMALGLVMGAVLVGTGMPVWLVVLWAVALLVTGAGIGIAWPHLSAWAMSSVDDPAEGPAAAAAINTVQLICGAFGAGLAGVVVNLVNIGNPSAATWLFAAFAALAAAGALAAVRAVRR
- a CDS encoding acyl-CoA thioesterase; amino-acid sequence: MPLPQIADVLATLDITDCGHDMFVATQIDNDQHHIIGGHIAAQALMAASRTTAGRVPNSLHVYLLRAGDARYPVEMQVVNMRDGGMLSTRRVTARQGDEVLLEALVSLSDRADTVDYHQSMPDVPAPEDLPPVHELLGEYADELDGFWVKPQWIERRYVDAPPRLALDQPEPPARTRMWWRPVESIPDDPVLNCCLLTYASGTSLLETTVTMRRTTQVSDFSALIDHTVWFQRPADLSDWVLSDQVSPSGIHGRGLASGTMYNRSGELVCTATQEIYFGRGSHNGRG
- the uvrB gene encoding excinuclease ABC subunit UvrB; amino-acid sequence: MAFATEHPVLAHSEYRAVDEIVRTGKPFEVVSPYAPAGDQPAAIDELERRVKAGERDVVLLGATGTGKSATTAWLIERLQRPTLVMEPNKTLAAQMANELREMLPHNAVEYFVSYYDYYQPEAYIAQTDTYIEKDSSINDDVERLRHSATSSLLSRRDVVVVASVSCIYGLGTPQSYLDRSVELQVGQEVPRDGLLRLLVDVQYNRNDVAFTRGTFRVRGDTVEIIPSYEELAVRIEFFGDEIEALYYLHPLTGDVVRQVDSLRIFPATHYVAGPERMAAAITSIERELEERLAELEGQGKLLEAQRLRMRTNYDIEMMRQVGFCSGIENYSRHIDGRPAGSAPATLLDYFPEDFLLVIDESHVTVPQIGGMYEGDMSRKRNLVDFGFRLPSAVDNRPLTWEEFAARIGQTVYLSATPGPYEISQANGEFVEQVIRPTGLVDPKVVVKPTKGQIDDLIGEIRIRTERDERVLVTTLTKKMAEDLTDYLLEMGIRVRYLHSEVDTLRRVELLRQLRLGEYDVLVGINLLREGLDLPEVSLVSILDADKEGFLRSTRSLIQTIGRAARNVSGEVHMYADKITDSMREAIDETERRRAKQIAYNEANGIDPKPLRKKIADILDQVYREADDTESVEIGGSGRNSSRGRRAQGEPGRAVSAGIVEGKDTSNMPRAELADLIKELTDQMMAAARDLQFELAARIRDEIADLKKELRGMDAAGLK
- a CDS encoding APC family permease; its protein translation is MAVEFDQGTGTGRAAPRDNPATLKRGAIGLAGVVFMVVAFSAPITAMTGNLPVAVGFGNGLGAPAGFLIATIVLTIFSIGFVALARHITAAGAFYTFVSRAWSRIPGLAAGVMPAVTYMTMEAGLVGIFSAFADQAFSAQFGLDLPWEVYAVVALVAIAALSHFDISVAAKVLGVVLVSEILMLSMTAIAGLIHHPDGMSLTSLNPMTALSPNNVAGGVVGLGLLMAFWSWVGFESTAIYGEESKNPKRIVPLATMIAVIGIGVFYTFISWGVVVGNGPDKSVELASGPAPFDLLYVPTAEHLGSWAVTVFEWLVVGGSFACALAIHNSAARYLFAFGRDRLLWHRLGEAHPKHRSPWVASLAQTGFAAVLLVICSLTRSDPYADLFVLVAILATLLLLIVQTMCSVATVVYFHVRKQHPETASWWRTLLAPIIGGAGMLYVIYLMTSNMQAAAGTASDTLFFKLIPYAVVGLTVGSMLLALYWRKARPDLYQRIGSTIFDDHEPAN